In one window of Pseudodesulfovibrio sediminis DNA:
- a CDS encoding metallophosphoesterase, producing the protein MTIWGIIVLTVTTMIVLYLGWRLVEPLPMGRKRKLLAWLTLAILLFGHRLTWFLQRTDKIQCLVCDSIDWVGFTFFGFVSILIVFMLVRDVPRFLGSIFSGVKKLFVRRSKRPYFIGPNLERRRFMLNATNGVLLTASLPLTGYAVFKARSKPTVVHNDLPLMDLPEGLDGFTIAQISDTHIGPTIRGDWARMVVNEVNGLHPDMIVHTGDLVDGSVDGLKDDIQPMGELTAPHGVWFCTGNHEYYSGVHQWLAEVRRLGIKPLVNEHALIDTGKGAILLAGVTDLRAERLEPTHISSPSKAKMGAPDHDVSILLAHQPNSVFEGAGARFDVQLSGHTHGGQYFPYNYVIHLFQKYVRGLYVVDKTLLYVNTGTGYWGPPMRLGTAPEITLHTLKKA; encoded by the coding sequence ATGACCATTTGGGGTATCATTGTCCTTACTGTCACCACCATGATAGTGCTCTATCTTGGATGGCGGCTCGTCGAGCCGTTGCCTATGGGGCGCAAGCGGAAGCTCTTGGCTTGGCTGACACTGGCCATCCTGCTTTTCGGGCACCGGCTGACGTGGTTTCTCCAGCGAACCGACAAGATTCAATGTCTGGTTTGTGATTCCATCGACTGGGTCGGCTTCACCTTTTTCGGTTTTGTTTCGATCCTTATCGTCTTCATGCTCGTGAGGGATGTGCCTCGTTTTCTCGGATCAATCTTTTCGGGGGTAAAGAAGCTGTTTGTGCGCCGGAGCAAACGCCCGTATTTCATCGGGCCCAACCTGGAGCGTCGGCGCTTCATGCTTAACGCCACCAATGGGGTATTGTTGACCGCCTCCCTGCCGCTCACCGGGTACGCGGTGTTCAAGGCGCGCAGTAAGCCAACGGTGGTTCACAACGACCTTCCGTTGATGGATTTACCCGAAGGGCTCGATGGATTCACCATAGCCCAGATTTCGGATACGCACATCGGCCCGACCATCCGAGGCGATTGGGCGCGCATGGTCGTGAACGAGGTCAACGGCCTGCACCCCGACATGATCGTCCACACCGGCGATCTGGTGGATGGGAGTGTGGATGGCCTCAAGGACGATATCCAGCCCATGGGCGAGCTGACGGCACCGCATGGCGTGTGGTTCTGTACCGGCAATCATGAGTATTATTCCGGCGTACATCAGTGGCTTGCCGAGGTCAGGAGGCTGGGCATCAAGCCGTTAGTGAACGAGCATGCGCTGATCGACACGGGCAAGGGAGCCATTTTGCTGGCCGGGGTCACTGACCTGCGTGCTGAACGTCTTGAACCGACACATATATCCTCCCCCTCGAAAGCCAAGATGGGGGCCCCTGATCATGACGTGTCCATCCTGTTGGCCCATCAGCCCAATTCCGTGTTTGAGGGAGCAGGGGCGCGGTTTGACGTGCAGCTTTCCGGGCACACGCATGGCGGGCAGTATTTCCCGTATAACTATGTCATTCATCTTTTTCAGAAATATGTCCGTGGCCTGTACGTGGTCGACAAGACATTGCTGTATGTGAATACCGGGACCGGATATTGGGGACCGCCCATGCGTCTGGGCACCGCGCCGGAAATCACGTTGCATACGTTGAAGAAAGCATAA